A single Sutterella megalosphaeroides DNA region contains:
- the cas2e gene encoding type I-E CRISPR-associated endoribonuclease Cas2e has translation MLVISAKDIPPSIRGKLKGFFIEVKPYVLVSGVSDALARKIVEEIVKACGNDYEMTILESLRRPPGYKVWYLGRPDGNKIIEITGMQLLLED, from the coding sequence ATGCTAGTCATATCCGCAAAAGACATACCGCCTTCTATTCGAGGGAAACTGAAGGGATTTTTCATTGAAGTTAAGCCGTATGTCTTGGTTTCCGGTGTCTCGGATGCATTGGCAAGAAAGATTGTTGAGGAAATCGTCAAGGCTTGTGGAAATGACTATGAAATGACGATTTTGGAATCTCTTCGTAGACCGCCGGGATATAAGGTTTGGTATTTAGGTCGGCCTGATGGCAATAAAATTATTGAGATAACAGGGATGCAGTTGCTGTTGGAGGATTGA
- the cas1e gene encoding type I-E CRISPR-associated endonuclease Cas1e — translation MARKIFLKLTRDLYPQVKDRYPYVYLEHGRLEVDDSSVKWIDSECHVVRIPIGLVAAILLGPGTTITHEAVKILSSAGCTVCWIGAEGLAFYASGVSPTSDSRNLLRQITMSCDPDSRLLVARRMFSQRFPGLDLGDKSIPEMMGMEGIRVRKMYSEMAQRYGVDWSGRAYIPGRPKDSDLVNSILTFSNGLLYGVATTVIVAMGYSPRVGFVHSGSPMPFVYDMADLYKKFLTIDLSFSMASRMDKSGFDRKSVIDEFCSRALEMNLLEVMANDIVEILREPKC, via the coding sequence ATGGCAAGAAAGATATTTTTAAAGTTGACGAGGGATTTATATCCACAAGTTAAGGATAGATATCCGTATGTCTATCTTGAGCATGGAAGATTGGAGGTTGACGATAGTAGCGTCAAATGGATTGATTCGGAATGCCATGTTGTTCGCATACCTATTGGTCTGGTTGCTGCTATCTTATTGGGGCCTGGAACAACTATTACGCATGAAGCTGTCAAGATTCTCTCTTCGGCAGGATGTACGGTCTGCTGGATAGGCGCGGAAGGTTTGGCGTTTTATGCTTCTGGCGTATCACCAACATCGGACTCTAGAAATCTGCTGCGACAAATTACAATGAGTTGTGATCCTGATTCCCGTTTATTGGTTGCGCGTCGCATGTTTTCTCAACGATTCCCGGGGCTTGACTTGGGTGATAAGTCAATACCGGAGATGATGGGAATGGAGGGTATTCGAGTCCGGAAAATGTATTCCGAGATGGCTCAAAGGTACGGTGTAGATTGGTCAGGTAGAGCTTATATTCCGGGAAGACCCAAAGACAGTGATTTGGTGAACTCTATTTTAACTTTCAGCAACGGTTTACTTTATGGCGTTGCAACGACAGTTATTGTTGCCATGGGATATAGCCCACGGGTTGGTTTTGTTCATTCTGGGTCACCAATGCCATTTGTTTATGATATGGCAGATTTATATAAAAAATTCTTGACAATAGATTTGTCTTTTTCGATGGCATCCAGAATGGATAAATCCGGATTTGATAGAAAATCAGTTATCGATGAGTTTTGTTCGCGGGCGCTTGAGATGAATCTTTTGGAGGTAATGGCGAATGATATTGTCGAGATTTTGAGGGAGCCGAAATGCTAG
- the cas5e gene encoding type I-E CRISPR-associated protein Cas5/CasD, with the protein MTKSLLLWLEGPLQSWGDRSLFGSRETLPFPTKSGIIGLLFCAMGRGGTQEGSLEELRSSKLDVYCLQRKDSQVLPAVISDFHMVGNGYDDRDPWSYLRIPKKSDGKKANNGGAKLTRRYYLQDAAFACILTVPERWSIAMVNGLKNPKWPVYLGRKGCPPSEPIFSGCFATPDEARLGLIELLKESSWIPFEKITEDWSGGHIGGMVLYDVPVTFGMHKKYASRKVIRTPIAEV; encoded by the coding sequence ATGACTAAAAGTCTATTGCTATGGCTGGAAGGGCCGTTGCAGAGTTGGGGGGATCGAAGCCTTTTCGGTTCTCGTGAAACTCTGCCGTTTCCGACAAAATCAGGAATAATTGGCTTGCTCTTCTGTGCAATGGGAAGAGGTGGAACACAAGAAGGTTCTCTTGAGGAACTTCGTTCATCTAAACTGGATGTCTATTGCCTTCAACGGAAGGATTCACAAGTTCTTCCAGCTGTCATTTCGGACTTCCATATGGTAGGGAATGGCTATGATGATAGAGATCCCTGGAGTTATCTTCGCATTCCTAAAAAATCAGATGGAAAAAAGGCCAATAATGGTGGTGCCAAGTTGACCCGGAGATACTATCTGCAAGATGCAGCTTTTGCTTGCATCTTAACGGTTCCGGAGAGATGGTCCATTGCCATGGTGAATGGGCTTAAGAATCCAAAATGGCCAGTCTATCTTGGGAGAAAAGGATGCCCACCTTCAGAGCCGATTTTTTCCGGTTGCTTTGCGACACCTGATGAAGCTAGATTAGGGCTAATAGAGCTTCTGAAAGAATCTTCTTGGATTCCTTTTGAGAAGATCACAGAGGATTGGAGTGGAGGTCATATCGGCGGGATGGTCTTGTATGACGTTCCAGTTACTTTTGGAATGCATAAAAAATATGCATCACGAAAAGTTATTCGGACCCCAATCGCAGAGGTTTGA
- the cas7e gene encoding type I-E CRISPR-associated protein Cas7/Cse4/CasC — protein MKPIIEFHIIQSFPVSCLNRDDVGSPKTVTIGGAPRIRVSSQCWKRAVRTKLHELGVTLGIRTKKVAEVLAAKLQEKTGTEQKKVASAMAKILSDDTLLYLTDSEYNKIVDCLLECNLDVSSSEKKIKALLKKLSATPYDGLDIALFGRMVAKAAEMNVEAACSFNHAFSTHKAAPELDFFSGLDDLREEDEAGGGHLGVNEFSSATFYRYISLDVQQLIDTLGLEKREDIDYAISSFVKAIYLAVPSARQKTMAASSVWDFCRCYIRKGQPLQCAFDSPVKPGNGGGYIEPSIKTMLSELDSKESRCGSLFGKKSCIDFGEGTECQNIDVLIKNILDAVHHD, from the coding sequence ATGAAACCTATTATTGAATTCCATATCATTCAGTCTTTTCCGGTTTCATGTCTGAATCGGGACGACGTTGGAAGCCCCAAGACGGTCACAATTGGTGGTGCGCCCCGAATCCGGGTGAGTTCGCAGTGTTGGAAACGTGCTGTTCGCACAAAGCTTCATGAGCTCGGTGTTACTCTCGGTATTAGAACGAAGAAAGTGGCTGAAGTCCTTGCTGCCAAATTGCAGGAAAAAACAGGGACTGAACAGAAAAAAGTGGCTTCGGCAATGGCCAAAATCCTGAGCGATGATACTTTGCTCTATCTCACGGACTCCGAGTACAATAAAATTGTTGACTGCCTGTTGGAGTGCAATCTTGATGTATCGAGTTCAGAGAAAAAGATCAAAGCTCTGTTGAAAAAACTTAGCGCTACGCCATATGACGGTCTCGACATTGCTCTTTTTGGGAGAATGGTTGCAAAGGCTGCTGAAATGAATGTTGAAGCAGCATGCTCATTTAATCATGCTTTTAGCACTCACAAGGCAGCTCCGGAGCTTGATTTCTTCTCGGGTCTTGATGATCTGAGGGAGGAAGATGAAGCTGGAGGCGGTCATTTGGGTGTTAATGAGTTCAGCTCCGCTACCTTCTACCGATATATTTCGCTCGATGTGCAGCAGCTTATTGATACGCTTGGTCTTGAAAAGAGAGAGGATATTGATTATGCTATTTCGAGTTTTGTAAAGGCAATATATTTGGCAGTTCCGTCGGCGCGACAGAAGACGATGGCTGCTTCTAGTGTTTGGGATTTTTGCCGCTGTTACATCAGGAAGGGGCAACCTTTGCAGTGCGCTTTTGACTCTCCGGTAAAACCTGGGAATGGCGGTGGCTATATTGAGCCGAGCATCAAAACAATGCTGAGTGAATTGGACTCTAAGGAATCTCGATGCGGTTCTCTTTTTGGTAAGAAGTCGTGCATCGATTTTGGCGAAGGAACTGAATGTCAGAATATTGATGTTTTGATCAAAAATATTCTGGATGCTGTGCATCATGACTAA
- the cas6e gene encoding type I-E CRISPR-associated protein Cas6/Cse3/CasE, translating into MQLYATQMILSPMAQIRLKVTDTYSLHRLVMDLFPHRYDGQGSELPSGIQWVDCGEHIFGREIRILSKVSPCVLNFGNSGVEDCKIITNPILESFFDKETYRFSLVANPFVCKGSGQRIPIRDELEIGKWLDMKAEGSGFKAVEKNVDRIRPLIFNKGRNRITLHTARISGVLKVQEKEKFIETVGRGIGRGRAWGLGLLQLSLKI; encoded by the coding sequence ATGCAACTCTATGCGACACAAATGATTCTGTCGCCTATGGCGCAAATTCGTTTGAAAGTGACAGATACCTATTCGTTGCATCGATTGGTCATGGATCTCTTCCCGCATCGCTATGATGGTCAAGGATCTGAGTTGCCCTCTGGTATCCAATGGGTCGATTGTGGAGAACATATTTTTGGCAGAGAAATTCGCATCTTGTCGAAAGTCTCACCATGTGTTTTAAACTTCGGAAACTCGGGGGTGGAGGATTGTAAGATAATCACCAATCCTATACTGGAATCTTTTTTTGATAAGGAGACTTATAGATTTTCGTTGGTAGCAAACCCTTTTGTTTGTAAAGGTTCCGGTCAAAGAATTCCTATTCGGGATGAGTTGGAAATCGGGAAATGGTTGGATATGAAAGCCGAAGGATCGGGATTTAAGGCAGTAGAAAAGAATGTTGATCGTATTAGGCCTCTGATTTTTAATAAAGGAAGAAATCGAATTACATTGCATACGGCGAGAATATCCGGTGTCCTGAAGGTTCAGGAAAAAGAGAAATTTATAGAGACAGTTGGACGAGGGATTGGGAGAGGTCGGGCGTGGGGCCTTGGACTCTTGCAGCTCTCACTGAAAATCTAA
- the casB gene encoding type I-E CRISPR-associated protein Cse2/CasB — MKSESTSSNRAAAFVQNMIELCKRSNGARSALRRAASQEQEACIYMYLSPWIDLTDNRKRKIYTLVASMLASEKDVGSGSLSLGKVLQLAVKKRIKKDGSNKEPPSDPRFRRLLATDGVDDALLVLRPIIRLIQARCPGQLDYVSLLRDLEWYDERVRIRWARDFFRTVEEQEDI; from the coding sequence ATGAAATCAGAGAGCACTTCAAGTAATCGTGCAGCTGCTTTTGTTCAAAATATGATCGAGCTTTGTAAAAGATCGAACGGCGCTCGGTCGGCCTTGCGACGAGCAGCTAGCCAGGAACAGGAGGCATGTATTTACATGTATCTTTCTCCCTGGATCGATTTGACAGACAACAGAAAACGAAAGATCTATACTTTAGTTGCTAGTATGTTGGCATCTGAAAAAGATGTTGGCTCCGGTTCTTTATCTCTTGGAAAAGTACTTCAACTAGCAGTAAAAAAACGAATAAAAAAAGATGGCTCAAATAAAGAACCTCCATCGGATCCTCGATTTCGTCGTCTATTGGCCACAGATGGAGTTGATGACGCGCTTTTGGTGTTGCGTCCCATAATTCGTCTGATTCAAGCAAGATGCCCGGGGCAGCTGGATTATGTTTCGCTACTTCGTGATCTGGAATGGTATGACGAAAGAGTACGTATCCGATGGGCTCGGGATTTTTTCCGGACTGTTGAAGAACAGGAGGATATCTGA
- the casA gene encoding type I-E CRISPR-associated protein Cse1/CasA translates to MFSLLTKPWIPVAGRDPVSLNELFENDEAYELCGPVADQLACFLFLRALTQRACEDALEYREDWQDLTSKVFRRKVLDYLHKHEALFDLEGEKPFLQYVALRSMKAEKSWNLSELRVGVSTGNTTILTERESSSPLTVSELVCSILRLVAFPWGGKYHDKSITLQQGLIKNKATGRALTIGMYGYLHNFAWADGLVETLRYNLLTKEDIDKVKYIKGMGVPAWERLPDDEGDFRFTLYEFLFPVSRFFLIQGDRVIVTDGVRPDLSPGMVPPSVSVREFMTSKKNNKSKIETLDAKCFSLPWRHIGEILPFYSKETKGWHCVQTEAVRDRKGRKGVWSLGIQVSYKSGDQYVTANDGFVSQVFKFPDEESSAEVAYARYHVEMKRLEKLVGLLSKATNSYWSDLRIGKNLPERIKQAEQNFWFECDKLKDELEILCDTGDVKAYRAKTRELVGKSFDRMCPKIPGIKRLEAWAKNRPFLKTKDAK, encoded by the coding sequence ATGTTCTCTTTACTTACCAAGCCCTGGATCCCCGTGGCAGGGCGAGACCCGGTGTCACTGAACGAACTTTTCGAGAACGATGAGGCATATGAACTGTGCGGTCCGGTCGCGGATCAGCTGGCGTGCTTTCTGTTTCTTCGCGCATTGACGCAGCGTGCCTGTGAGGATGCCTTGGAGTATCGTGAAGATTGGCAGGATTTGACGTCGAAAGTGTTTCGTCGGAAAGTTCTGGATTACTTGCATAAACATGAAGCGCTTTTTGATTTGGAAGGGGAAAAACCATTTCTGCAGTATGTTGCTCTCCGTTCGATGAAGGCAGAAAAGAGCTGGAATTTGTCTGAATTGAGAGTTGGAGTTTCAACGGGTAATACAACAATTTTAACGGAAAGAGAAAGTTCTTCTCCTTTAACAGTTTCGGAACTAGTATGTAGTATCCTGCGTCTTGTCGCATTTCCATGGGGTGGAAAATATCACGACAAGTCAATCACTCTTCAGCAAGGATTGATTAAGAATAAAGCTACTGGAAGGGCATTGACTATAGGGATGTATGGGTATCTCCATAATTTTGCTTGGGCGGATGGTTTGGTTGAAACGCTTCGCTACAATCTTCTTACAAAAGAAGATATCGATAAAGTTAAATATATTAAGGGGATGGGGGTTCCAGCTTGGGAGAGATTGCCGGATGATGAGGGAGATTTTCGTTTTACACTGTACGAGTTTCTCTTTCCAGTATCCAGGTTCTTCTTGATACAGGGTGATAGAGTAATCGTTACTGATGGTGTGAGGCCAGACTTGAGCCCGGGAATGGTTCCGCCAAGTGTTTCTGTTCGGGAGTTCATGACGTCCAAGAAAAATAATAAAAGCAAAATTGAAACTCTAGACGCAAAGTGTTTCAGTTTGCCGTGGCGTCACATTGGTGAGATTTTGCCCTTTTATTCGAAAGAAACTAAAGGATGGCATTGTGTTCAAACTGAAGCGGTTCGTGATCGAAAAGGAAGAAAAGGCGTATGGTCATTGGGGATTCAGGTTAGCTATAAATCTGGTGATCAATACGTGACCGCTAACGATGGATTTGTATCTCAGGTTTTTAAATTTCCCGATGAAGAATCAAGTGCTGAGGTGGCTTATGCTCGGTATCATGTGGAGATGAAAAGGCTTGAGAAACTTGTTGGACTTCTTAGTAAGGCAACAAATAGTTATTGGAGTGATCTTCGTATTGGTAAAAATCTTCCCGAAAGAATAAAACAAGCCGAACAGAATTTCTGGTTCGAATGCGATAAGTTGAAGGATGAGCTTGAAATTTTGTGCGATACGGGGGACGTAAAAGCCTATCGTGCAAAGACAAGAGAATTAGTTGGAAAATCTTTCGATCGAATGTGTCCAAAAATTCCTGGTATTAAGAGGCTAGAGGCTTGGGCAAAAAATCGGCCTTTTTTGAAAACAAAGGATGCGAAATGA
- the cas3 gene encoding CRISPR-associated helicase Cas3' — protein sequence MSVREVVRLFPAKTVETGGSRRLGISVLDHGLLTARVWLELRRVMGLESVIPEEGALLAAAHDVGKMNPLFLKKLLDSLPAESTEVKHWSEVLRGFPTDLQEVPHPCVSRTAVADESVRAIGEVVERHHGYEPAEAEDPAEYVAAGGRLWQEYRAEALAWYKHELGIDSFPRPPRSKARRAMLDLWAGTVTLADWIASQVSEPLEEADVAEKARALVSRAGFEKIRVEGELDFRALFGFEPRAFQKEAGELYAGPGLYILEAPMGYGKTEAALWLAYRALADGRARGIYFAMPTQLTSTTLWSRFARAVRTMTSSNIPVNLVHQAARLLEAAMGKEAAAGGEWASTPRRALLGNFGVGTIDQCLLAGLPVRFHTVRWAGLVPKVVVFDEVHSYDAYTTTILQSVVHTLRLLGCTVIILSATLTRRVRYELLGEEAKGVVEENSDGPIRLTAMTESSYTVRVLPSERKLDVHLRVTDDQAVVEKDVIARVRRGERVLWIENTVGDAQAVFRRLSEVIPSGLLHGRFRPVERLSLEESWTAAFAPKAEERSQKGLLLVGTQVLEMSLDLDADYLVTRIAPMDHVLQRMGRLWRHERTVRPSGCAIPGMTVLVPGPDEIARGEFGTSGVIYAPYVLWKTYRALEARDRICFPDDISELLETAYGNDDELPEPIRRLLEDVDAKRLRMSGSALVKMSISGGSDRVPCTRWIEGPEDELLILDTEFPAENASSAELTLWCEERLVRTPFVLVRDELPELPAKLRKFLTESPRFGRNRTAVGLAAPGGEIRGVRTVRGRLIYTKREGLFTELSEEEVCVRQ from the coding sequence ATGAGCGTTCGAGAAGTGGTTCGGTTGTTTCCGGCAAAGACAGTTGAAACGGGCGGGAGCAGGCGATTGGGGATTTCGGTTTTGGATCACGGCTTGCTGACCGCGCGCGTGTGGCTGGAACTTCGTCGAGTGATGGGGCTTGAAAGCGTGATTCCCGAGGAAGGAGCGCTTTTGGCGGCTGCGCACGACGTCGGCAAAATGAACCCGTTGTTTCTGAAAAAGCTTCTCGATTCGTTGCCCGCCGAGAGCACCGAGGTGAAGCATTGGTCGGAGGTCCTTCGAGGATTCCCCACGGATCTCCAGGAAGTGCCGCATCCGTGCGTCAGTCGAACCGCGGTTGCAGACGAATCGGTGCGCGCGATCGGAGAGGTCGTCGAGCGCCACCACGGGTACGAACCAGCAGAGGCGGAGGACCCCGCCGAATACGTCGCGGCGGGCGGCAGGCTGTGGCAGGAGTATCGCGCGGAAGCGTTGGCTTGGTACAAGCACGAGCTCGGAATCGACAGTTTCCCGAGGCCGCCACGGTCAAAAGCTCGCCGTGCGATGCTCGACTTGTGGGCCGGGACGGTCACGTTGGCGGACTGGATAGCTTCGCAAGTTTCGGAGCCGCTCGAAGAAGCCGACGTTGCCGAAAAAGCAAGAGCGTTGGTGTCTCGGGCGGGGTTCGAGAAGATTCGCGTCGAAGGCGAGCTCGATTTCCGCGCCCTCTTCGGCTTCGAGCCGCGTGCCTTTCAGAAAGAGGCGGGGGAACTCTATGCCGGGCCCGGACTCTATATTTTGGAAGCGCCGATGGGTTATGGAAAGACCGAAGCGGCCTTGTGGTTGGCGTATCGAGCTCTTGCTGACGGACGAGCGCGAGGCATCTACTTCGCCATGCCGACACAGCTCACCAGTACGACGCTCTGGTCGAGGTTTGCTCGTGCGGTGAGAACAATGACGAGTAGCAATATTCCTGTAAATCTGGTTCATCAGGCGGCGCGTCTGCTTGAGGCTGCGATGGGCAAGGAGGCCGCTGCGGGCGGTGAGTGGGCGAGCACGCCGCGCAGAGCTCTTCTGGGCAATTTCGGGGTCGGTACGATCGACCAGTGTCTTTTGGCCGGTCTGCCGGTGCGATTCCATACGGTGCGATGGGCCGGCTTGGTTCCGAAGGTGGTCGTCTTCGACGAAGTTCATTCGTACGATGCTTATACGACGACGATTTTGCAGTCCGTGGTTCATACGCTTAGGTTGCTTGGGTGTACCGTCATTATTCTGAGCGCTACCCTAACACGGAGAGTTCGATACGAACTGCTCGGTGAAGAGGCGAAAGGCGTTGTCGAAGAAAACTCCGACGGTCCCATTCGTCTGACTGCGATGACCGAATCGTCTTACACCGTTCGAGTCTTGCCTTCCGAACGCAAGCTTGACGTGCATCTGCGCGTGACTGACGATCAAGCCGTCGTCGAAAAGGACGTTATTGCTCGTGTGCGTCGAGGCGAACGAGTTCTGTGGATTGAAAATACGGTCGGGGACGCTCAGGCTGTTTTTCGTCGTCTCTCTGAAGTCATCCCGTCCGGACTGCTTCACGGACGCTTCCGGCCTGTCGAGCGATTGTCGCTTGAGGAGAGCTGGACCGCAGCTTTTGCGCCGAAAGCCGAAGAACGCTCGCAAAAGGGGCTTTTGCTTGTGGGGACGCAGGTCTTGGAAATGAGCCTCGACTTGGATGCCGACTACTTGGTGACTCGAATTGCGCCGATGGATCATGTGTTGCAACGGATGGGGCGCCTCTGGAGGCACGAGCGCACCGTGCGCCCCTCGGGGTGCGCGATCCCGGGCATGACCGTTCTGGTGCCCGGGCCCGACGAGATCGCCCGCGGAGAGTTTGGGACATCGGGAGTGATCTACGCACCTTACGTACTCTGGAAAACCTACCGGGCTCTCGAGGCTCGGGACCGTATTTGCTTCCCTGACGATATTTCCGAGTTGCTTGAGACCGCGTACGGCAACGATGACGAGCTTCCCGAGCCGATTCGCAGATTGCTTGAGGACGTAGACGCGAAGCGGCTCCGGATGAGCGGCTCGGCGTTGGTGAAGATGAGTATCTCGGGCGGTTCGGATCGCGTCCCCTGCACGCGCTGGATCGAAGGGCCCGAGGACGAGCTTCTGATTTTGGATACGGAGTTCCCTGCCGAGAACGCATCAAGCGCGGAGTTGACGCTGTGGTGCGAAGAGCGGCTCGTGCGTACCCCTTTCGTCCTCGTGCGAGACGAGTTGCCGGAGCTGCCCGCCAAGCTCAGAAAGTTTCTCACCGAATCGCCACGATTCGGACGAAATCGCACGGCCGTAGGCCTGGCGGCCCCCGGCGGCGAGATCCGGGGCGTAAGGACTGTGCGAGGACGTTTGATCTATACCAAAAGAGAGGGCCTTTTCACGGAATTGTCGGAAGAGGAAGTTTGTGTGCGTCAGTGA
- a CDS encoding carboxylesterase/lipase family protein, translating into MITRRNLLCTSGALLATTLAGCAATPASVESTGAADDIIALPSGKIRGSVRNGIRVFRNVPFGANPYTPERRFRHSVPPEPWTGVRDCTKPGAIPLQPDRNGPGMIGGGDALVLNLWAPAGGKDLPVMVWIPGGGSTNCDNNDLRFDGTRFAEDGVVLVTLNYRVNVDGFLKLEDGDANCGLSDMILGLKWVHDNIALFGGDPNRVTVFGQSAGGTHTTSLIASPKTKGLFSQAIIQSPSAVAQWRNEADARKAAKRLADFLGVPPTRAGFASLTNDELVAFKKLVGQLSKDPDWSLFSQGNTALFKPYVDHDILQDRPVDAIRAGAAAGIRVISGCTKEEWRNYVVPNGAIDRIGYDAVKMLTASLGLPSSIAEDYRAAGHGRTTGEVFTRMQGDLIFRMPCNRLLESLAISGTPVWAYSFEWESPVTGKTGQKRGAAHSSDVSFVFDTIAAPTAVAINGADAPQALADAMHGAWVRFAKTGNPGWEPFDLECRATRRFADEVSTVLDPWAFERKTLIVP; encoded by the coding sequence ATGATCACCCGCCGAAACCTTCTTTGCACTTCGGGAGCCCTGCTGGCAACGACGCTTGCGGGGTGTGCCGCGACGCCCGCGTCCGTAGAGAGCACCGGCGCTGCTGACGATATCATCGCGCTGCCCTCGGGAAAAATCCGTGGGAGCGTTCGCAACGGCATTCGCGTCTTCCGAAACGTCCCCTTCGGTGCGAACCCCTACACGCCCGAACGCCGCTTCCGCCACTCGGTTCCGCCCGAACCCTGGACGGGCGTGCGCGACTGCACGAAACCGGGGGCGATTCCCCTGCAACCCGATCGCAACGGCCCGGGGATGATCGGAGGGGGTGATGCGCTCGTACTCAACCTCTGGGCGCCCGCGGGCGGCAAGGATCTGCCCGTCATGGTGTGGATTCCCGGAGGCGGCTCCACGAACTGCGACAACAACGATCTCCGTTTTGATGGCACGCGTTTCGCCGAGGACGGCGTCGTACTCGTTACGCTCAATTACCGCGTGAACGTCGACGGCTTTTTGAAGCTCGAAGACGGGGATGCGAACTGCGGCCTCTCGGACATGATCCTCGGCCTCAAGTGGGTACACGACAACATCGCGCTTTTCGGCGGCGACCCCAACCGCGTCACGGTCTTCGGTCAGTCCGCGGGCGGCACGCACACGACGAGCCTCATCGCCTCGCCCAAAACGAAAGGTCTCTTCTCTCAGGCAATCATTCAGAGTCCGTCGGCCGTCGCTCAGTGGCGCAACGAAGCCGATGCACGCAAGGCTGCGAAGCGTCTCGCCGACTTTCTCGGCGTTCCGCCCACTCGCGCGGGCTTTGCGTCGCTCACCAACGACGAACTCGTCGCCTTCAAGAAGTTGGTCGGCCAACTCTCGAAGGACCCCGACTGGTCGCTTTTCTCGCAGGGCAACACGGCGCTCTTCAAGCCTTATGTCGATCACGACATCCTGCAGGATCGCCCCGTCGACGCGATCCGCGCGGGAGCGGCTGCGGGCATTCGCGTGATCTCGGGTTGCACGAAGGAAGAGTGGCGCAATTACGTCGTTCCGAACGGCGCGATCGACCGCATCGGCTACGACGCCGTGAAGATGCTTACGGCAAGCCTCGGCCTTCCTTCGAGCATCGCCGAAGACTACCGCGCCGCGGGCCACGGCCGCACGACGGGCGAAGTCTTCACGCGCATGCAGGGCGACCTTATTTTCCGCATGCCCTGCAACCGACTGCTTGAATCGCTAGCAATCTCCGGTACCCCTGTTTGGGCTTATTCGTTCGAATGGGAAAGCCCCGTGACGGGGAAGACCGGGCAGAAGCGCGGTGCCGCTCATTCGAGCGACGTTTCTTTCGTCTTCGATACCATCGCCGCCCCGACTGCCGTTGCGATCAACGGCGCCGACGCGCCGCAAGCGTTGGCCGACGCCATGCACGGGGCTTGGGTGCGCTTTGCGAAGACGGGCAACCCGGGCTGGGAACCGTTCGACCTCGAATGTCGCGCCACGCGTCGCTTTGCCGATGAAGTGAGTACGGTGCTCGACCCGTGGGCGTTCGAGCGCAAGACGCTCATCGTTCCGTAA
- a CDS encoding class I SAM-dependent methyltransferase translates to MSALYDDPAFFSAYAAMPRSRLGLAGAPEWHALHALLPEARGLDVLDLGCGYGWHAAHFAREGARRVLALDASKRMLERARTENADPRIEYEPCDLNDPEAVKALPGRGPFDLVLASLVIHYLDDYPGLVRVVHNTLRPGGTFAFNVEHPVFTAQGSQDWIYGPGGEIEYFPVDRYAFEGPRETNFLGNRVRKVHRTLGTYLQTLLDAGFVLRNVVEPKPLPEAVAADPRLADELRRPMMLLVRADKPA, encoded by the coding sequence ATGTCAGCTCTCTACGACGATCCCGCCTTTTTCTCCGCCTACGCAGCCATGCCGCGCAGCCGACTCGGCCTTGCCGGCGCGCCCGAGTGGCACGCGCTGCATGCGCTTTTACCCGAAGCGAGAGGTCTTGACGTGCTCGATCTCGGTTGCGGCTACGGGTGGCACGCCGCGCACTTTGCGAGAGAAGGTGCACGCCGCGTTCTCGCTCTCGACGCCTCGAAGCGCATGCTTGAGCGTGCACGCACCGAAAATGCGGATCCTCGAATTGAGTACGAACCGTGCGACCTGAACGATCCCGAAGCCGTGAAAGCGCTTCCAGGGCGCGGTCCTTTCGACCTCGTACTCGCGTCGCTTGTCATTCACTACCTCGACGACTATCCGGGACTCGTGCGTGTCGTTCACAACACGTTGCGCCCCGGAGGAACTTTCGCCTTCAACGTCGAACATCCGGTCTTCACGGCGCAGGGCTCTCAAGACTGGATTTACGGACCCGGGGGCGAAATCGAGTACTTTCCCGTCGATCGCTACGCATTCGAGGGACCGCGTGAAACGAACTTCCTGGGGAACCGCGTACGCAAAGTTCATCGAACGCTCGGTACCTACTTGCAAACGCTCCTCGACGCGGGATTCGTGCTCCGGAACGTCGTCGAACCGAAGCCTCTTCCGGAAGCCGTCGCCGCAGACCCTCGACTGGCCGATGAGTTGCGCCGACCGATGATGCTGCTTGTTAGAGCCGATAAACCTGCGTGA